The Bubalus kerabau isolate K-KA32 ecotype Philippines breed swamp buffalo chromosome X, PCC_UOA_SB_1v2, whole genome shotgun sequence genome has a segment encoding these proteins:
- the FAM3A gene encoding protein FAM3A isoform X2: MRLAGPLRIVALVITVAVTWIVVSILLSGLGFPWIQQLFASQENSVTAEPRARKYKCGLPQPCPEEHLAFRVVSGAANVIGPKICLEDRMLMSSVKDNVGRGLNIALVNDVNDLLKFIRPLHEGTLVFVASYDDPATKMNEETRKLFSDLGSKNVKDLAFRDSWVFVGAKGVQNKSPFEQHVKNSKHTNKYEGWPEALEMEGCIPRRPAAS, encoded by the exons GCCCCCTTCGCATCGTGGCCCTGGTCATCACCGTGGCTGTCACCTGGATTGTAGTCAGCATCCTCCTCAGTGGCCTTGGCTTTCCTTGGATCCAGCAACTCTTCGCCA GCCAAGAGAACTCAGTGACTGCAG AGCCGCGGGCAAGGAAGTACAAATGCGGTCTGCCCCAGCCGTGCCCCGAGGAGCACCTGGCCTTCCGTGTGGTCAGCGGCGCTGCCAATGTCATTGGACCCAAGATCTGCCTGGAAGACAGGAT GCTCATGAGCAGTGTCAAGGACAACGTGGGCCGGGGACTGAACATTGCCCTGGTGAATG ATGTCAACGACCTGCTGAAGTTCATCCGGCCGCTTCACGAAGGCACCCTAGTGTTTGTGGCTTCCTACGACGACCCAGCCACCAA GATGAATGAAGAGACTCGGAAGCTTTTCAGTGATCTGGGCAGCAAGAACGTCAAGGACCTGGCCTTTCGGGACAGCTGGGTGTTTGTGGGGGCCAAGGGTGTGCAGAATAAGAGCCCCTTTGAGCAG CACGTGAAGAATAGCAAGCACACCAATAAGTACGAAGGCTGGCCCGAGGCGCTGGAAATGGAGGGCTGCATTCCCAGGAGGCCCGCAGCCAGCTAG
- the FAM3A gene encoding protein FAM3A isoform X1: protein MRLAGPLRIVALVITVAVTWIVVSILLSGLGFPWIQQLFASQENSVTAEPRARKYKCGLPQPCPEEHLAFRVVSGAANVIGPKICLEDRMLMSSVKDNVGRGLNIALVNGVNGDLIEARAFDMWAGDVNDLLKFIRPLHEGTLVFVASYDDPATKMNEETRKLFSDLGSKNVKDLAFRDSWVFVGAKGVQNKSPFEQHVKNSKHTNKYEGWPEALEMEGCIPRRPAAS from the exons GCCCCCTTCGCATCGTGGCCCTGGTCATCACCGTGGCTGTCACCTGGATTGTAGTCAGCATCCTCCTCAGTGGCCTTGGCTTTCCTTGGATCCAGCAACTCTTCGCCA GCCAAGAGAACTCAGTGACTGCAG AGCCGCGGGCAAGGAAGTACAAATGCGGTCTGCCCCAGCCGTGCCCCGAGGAGCACCTGGCCTTCCGTGTGGTCAGCGGCGCTGCCAATGTCATTGGACCCAAGATCTGCCTGGAAGACAGGAT GCTCATGAGCAGTGTCAAGGACAACGTGGGCCGGGGACTGAACATTGCCCTGGTGAATG GGGTAAATGGAGACCTCATCGAGGCCCGCGCCTTCGACATGTGGGCGGGAG ATGTCAACGACCTGCTGAAGTTCATCCGGCCGCTTCACGAAGGCACCCTAGTGTTTGTGGCTTCCTACGACGACCCAGCCACCAA GATGAATGAAGAGACTCGGAAGCTTTTCAGTGATCTGGGCAGCAAGAACGTCAAGGACCTGGCCTTTCGGGACAGCTGGGTGTTTGTGGGGGCCAAGGGTGTGCAGAATAAGAGCCCCTTTGAGCAG CACGTGAAGAATAGCAAGCACACCAATAAGTACGAAGGCTGGCCCGAGGCGCTGGAAATGGAGGGCTGCATTCCCAGGAGGCCCGCAGCCAGCTAG